DNA sequence from the Tissierella sp. MB52-C2 genome:
GAAGTAGCCCTTGGAACTGATGGATATATAAATGATTTCTTTACTGTAATGAAAGCAGCATTTTTGCTGCATAAGGCAAGTAAAGAGGATGCATCTGTGATGCCAGCCAATAAGGTTTTCCAAATGGCTACAGAATACGGTGCTAAAGTACTTGGGTGGAATAATACAGGAAAGTTAGTTGAAGGAAATAAAGCAGATTTCATAATTATGGAAGATAAGTTTAAAACTCCCGTTACAATAGATAATATATTTGATCAAATAGTAGTTCAGGGACAAAAGGAATTTATCCATAGTGTTTATATAGATGGAAATCCAATATTAAAAGATAGAAGGTTACAAGGTATAAATAAGGAAGAAGTCTCACAAGACATGAGAAAAGTGGCAGAAGAATTTTGGAAGTTCTAAATCGAAGGAGGAATTCAAATGTACAATTTATTAGGGGTTGAATTAAAATCACCAATTATCATAGGCTCAGGCCCTTTATCATATAATGCAGAATCTATGAAAAGATTATCAGATGCAGGAGCAGGTGCAGTAGTTACAAAGACAATTAGAAAAGAAAGAGCAATAAATCCGGCACCTCATATGGTGAAAAGTACAAATAGCTCTCTTATAAACAATGAGAAGTGGACAGATTTTGAACCGGAAAGATGGATAGATGAAGAAATACCAAAACTAAAGGAAATGGGAGTTGTGACCATAGCATCTGTTGGACATACATTAGAGGAAAGTAGTGAGCTAGTAGAAAAGGTAGCAAAAGCTGGAGCAGACATAATTGAACTAGTATCCTATGATTATACAGATCTTATTCCAATAGTTAAAGATACAAAGAAAAGAGTTAGTATTCCAGTTATAGCAAAGCTTCCACCTATGATTGAAAACATAGGAGATTTCTGTAAGGAACTAGAAGAAGCAGGGGTAGATGCTATTACTGCTTGCGATTCAGTAGGACCAGCCTTTAGAATCGATATAGAAACTGGAAAACCTCTATTAGGTGGAAATGGATTTGGATGGTTAACAGGTGAAGTTATAAAGCCAATTACTCTTCATAAAATATATGAAATAAGAAGAAAAGTAAATGTACCTATTATTGGACTAGGCGGATGTATGACAGGTAGCGATGCAGTGGAGATGGTAATGGCAGGAGCTAACTTCATTGGAGTTTGTACTTTACCTATATTAAGGGGAGAAGCTTCATTAGGTAAATTATTTAATGATTTTAAGGCTCATCTTCATAGACTTGGATATAACTCCATAGACGAAGCTTGTGGTATAGTTCATCAATATATGGGTGATATAAATGAAAGAACTAAGTTTGAATTTATATATGATGAAGAAAAATGTACTAGATGTAATCTTTGTGTAAAAGTATGTGCCTATAAAGCAAGGACTTTAAACGAGACTATGGAATTAGATAAAGAAGAATGCAGATATTGTGGACTTTGTGCTTCTGTATGTCCAACTAAGGCTCTTGAAGTTCATGAATTACAAAAGGCATATAATTAATATAAAGTTGGTGGACAAATGAAAATCTTAATAAAAAATGGATTAATAGTAGATGGAAGCTTGAATAAGCCATTTATAGGAGATATTTTAATAGAAGATAATAGAATTAAAAAGATTGGAATAATAGCTGAAGATGCAGATGAAATAGTTGATGCTAGGGAGAGAGTAATCTCTCCTGGCTTCATAGATACCCATAGTCATTCAGATACCACTATACTAGTGAATCCATATAATGAAATAAAAATCAGACAAGGTATAACTACTGAAATACTAGGACAAGATGGTCGTTCCATGGCTCCTTTACCAAAGAAGTATATAAATCAGTGGAGGAAAATCAATGCTGCCTTCAATGGGGATAGTGATGAAATAGACTGGAGTTATGAAACTACAGAAAACTATTTAAATATGATGAAAGAAAAAGGTGTAGGATTAAATCAAGGATATTTAGTTCCCCATGGAAATATTAGACTAGAAGCTATAGGACTAGAAGATAAAAAAGCAAGTTCTAGTGACTTAGAAAAGATGAAGGAAATTACAAGGAGAGAAATGAAAGGTGGGGCACTTGGTCTTTCTACTGGACTTATTTATGCTCCTTGTGTTTATGCAGATACAGAAGAATTAATTGAAATCTGTAAAGTGGTAGCTGAATTTAATGGAATATTTGCAATACATCAAAGATCAGAAGCCGATACTATTATTGAGTCTATGAAGGAAGTAATCAAAATAGGAAGAGAATCGGGAGTAAAAATACATTTTTCACATTTTAAAGTATGTGGGAAGAATAACTGGAAGTATTTAGATGAGGCTTTTAAATTATTGGAAGAAGCTAAAAAAGAAGGTATTAGAGTTTCCTTTGACCAATATCCTTATGTGGCAGGAAGCACCAGTCTAGGGGTTATATTACCACCTTGGGTTCACGAAGGTGGAACAGAAAAGCTGCTAGAAAGATTAGAGAGTAAGGAAAATAGGGAAAGAATAATAAAGGATATAGAAAATGGTATTCCGGGGTGGGATAATTTTGTTGACTTTGCAGGACTAGACCAAATTTTTATTACTTCAGTAAATAAGGCTAAAAATAAATCTCTAGTAGGTAAAAATCTTATTGAATTAGGAGAAGTAAAAGGTAAAGACCCTTATAATGCTACCTTTGACCTTATTTATGATGAAGGAAATTCCATAAATATGGTTGATTTTTATGGATTAGAAGAACATATTATAAAGATACTAAGAAGACCAGAGCATAATCTTTGTACAGATGGAATGCCATCGGATAATCCTCATCCAAGATTATACGGTTCATTTCCAAGGGTACTAGGTAAATATGTAAGGGAAGAAAAGGCTCTTACTTTAGAAGAAGCCATATATAAAATGACTAAAAAGCCAGCAGAAACTTTAAAGATTAAAGATAGAGGAGAAATAAAAGAAGGTTATTTTGCAGATATTGTAATTTTTAATTTAGAAAAAATAGCAGATAAAGGAACTTATGTAGAACCTAAACAATATCCAGTGGGGATAGATTATGTTATAATAAACGGAAACATAGTAATAAATAACGGAGAGTATAATGAAATTTTAGCTGGAAGTATATTAAGGAGTTGAAACCATGGGAATTATAATAACTAATGGAAGAATAGTAAGCTCAGAAGGTATACTAGAAAAAGACGTTCGTATAGTGGGAGAAAAAATAGTAGAAATAGGATTAAATATATCTAAAGCTGGAGATAAAATAATAGATGCTAAAGGCTCATATATAATGCCAGGAGCCATAGATGTCCATACGCATTTTGATGCAGATGCCTGTGGAATTGTGGCAGATAGCTTCTACACAGGAACTAAAGCTGCTATTTCAGGTGGAACAACTACTATTATTGATTTTGCTGAACAAGTGAAAGGTGGCACATTGAGAGAAGCTTTAAACCAGTGGAATGAGAAAACCGAGGATAATACATATACCGATTATGGATACCATATGACCATATCCGATTGGAATAAAGAAACGCAAAAGGAAATGGAAGATATGGTGAAAGAAGGTATAACTTCCTTTAAGATGTTTTTTGCATATAAGGATTTGCAGGTTGGCGATGGAGCTATATATGAAGCCTTAAAAAAATCTAAAGAATTAGGAGTTTTAATATCATTTCACTGTGAAAATGGCTATATAATAGATAAGCTTAGGGAAGAGGCTATATTAAATGGAAATATAGAACCCATATTTCATATGGAAACAAGACCTCCAGCCTTAGAAAGAGAATCTATATCAAGGCTTATTTCCATAGGAGAAGTGGTAAATACTCCTGTTTACATAGTTCATTTAAGTTCAAAGGAAGGTTATGAGGAAATTCAGAGGGCTAAGGAAAGGGGACAAAAGGTATTAATAGAAACATGTCCTCAGTATCTATTACTAAATAAGGACTATTATTTACCTAGGGGTCAAGACTCCTTTGAAGGAGCAAAGTATGTAATGTCACCACCCCTAAGAGATATTGAAAGCAATAAAGTTTTATGGAAGGGATTAAATCTAGGTGAAATAGATGTAGTAGCTACAGATCATTGTGCTTTTAATTACAAGGTGCAAAAAGAATTAGGTATAGATGACTTTACTAAAATTCCTAACGGGGCTCCTGGAGTAGAGAATAGATTTAAACTTATATATACTTATGGGGTCAGGGAGAAAAAAATTACAATGGAGAAACTAGTGGAAGTTCTTTCAGAAAATCCCGCAAAGATATTTGGATTATATCCTAAGAAAGGGGTTATCAAAGAAGGAAGTCATGCTGATATTGTAATATTTAATCCAGAATATAAATCTATAATAAAGGCAGAAGAACAAATTCAAAATGTAGACTATAATTTATATGAAGGATTTATCCAATATGGAAGGTTCGAATATATCTTTTTAAGGGGGCAGATAATAGTTGAAAAAGAAAAAATAATAAATTCTACACCTACTGGAAAATATCAAAGAAGAGGTAAACCTAAATTTCATAACAACTAGGAGGTATCAGTATGAAGAAAGTTCCTGTTAAAGAAGCTATAGGTATGGTCCTATGTCACGATATTACTGAAATTATACCAGGAGAGTTTAAAGGAGTCGCCTTTAAAAAAGGCCATATAATCAAGGAAGAAGACGTAGAAAGATTATTAAACCTAGGGAAAAACAATATATATATTTGGGAAGTAAAAGAGGGAGTCATACATGAAAATCAAGCTGCCGGAAGAATAGCTAAAGCCGCCATAGGTTCACATATAGAAATAACTGAACCGAAGGAAGGAAAGGTTTCCCTTAAGGCAAAGATAAAGGGTTTATTAAAGGTAAATATAAAAGCTTTAGAAATGATTAATGATATTGATGAAGCCATGTTTGCCACTCTTCATACTGATATTATAGTAAATAAAGGGATGGAGTTAGGAGGAACAAGAATTATTCCTCTTGTTATTGAAGAAACTAAGATAATAGAAATAGAAAACATATGTAAAGAAGAAGGGCCGATTATAGAAGTTTTGCCTCTAAATCCTATGAAGGTAGGGATTATCACTACAGGAAGTGAAGTATTTACAGGTAGAATAGAGGATAAATTTGGTCCAGTATTAACTAAAAAAGTAGAAGACCTAAATGGAAAGGTCATAAAGCAAGAATTCGCCCCAGACGATGCTTCTATTATATCTAATAAGATAAAGCAGCTTATTGACTTAGGTGTAGATATTATCCTAACCACAGGTGGAATGTCTGTTGATCCAGATGATGTCACTCCAACGGGAATAAAAAATGCAGGAGCAAATATAGAGACTTATGGAGCACCTACTCTTCCTGGAGCCATGTTTTTATTATCATATATTGGAGATGTACCAGTACTAGGATTACCAGGATGCGTTATGTACTGTAAGACAACAATATTTGATTTAGTGCTTCCAAGATTAATGGCTGGAGAGAGAATAAGTAAAAAGGATATACGTAGACTTGGACATGGTGGACTTTGTCTAAACTGTGAAATCTGTATATTTCCTAATTGTAGCTTTGGTAAATGGTAATAGACTATAATAGAAGGTGATATAATGGATACAATAGTCATAAGAGGTGGTGGAGACTTAGCCACTGGAATTGGATATAGATTATTTAAATCAGGATATAAGGTTATAATTTTAGATATAGATAAACCTTTGGCTATTAGACGAACTGTAGCCTTTAGTGAAGCTGTATATAATGGAGAAATAACAGTGGAAGGGGTTAAGGCTATATTAGGAAGGGATATAGAAGATATTTATGAAATATTAAATAGAAATTGTATTCCTGTATATATAGATGAAAAGGGAGATATTATAAAAGAAATAAGACCTTTAGCAGTAGTAGATGCTATTATTGCCAAGAAGAATTTGGGAACCAATAGGGCAATGGCTCCCATAACCATAGGAGTAGGTCCAGGATTTGAAGCAGGAGTAGATGTTGATTTAGTAGTAGAAAGTAAAAGGGGACATTATTTGGGAAAAGTTATATATAAGGGAAAAGCAATAGAGAATACAGGAATACCAGGAGAAACGATGGGATATAGGGAAGAAAGAATAGTTAGAGCGCTGGATAGTGGAATGGTAGAAACATTTTTTAACATAGGAGATACTGTAGAAGTAGGAGATATAATTTGCAAAGTAGGAAATGTAGATGTAAAGGCTCAGATACCAGGTATACTTAGAGGAATGATAAAGGAAGGTCTAAAGGTACCAAAGGGATTAAAAATAGGAGATATTGATCCTAGGGGAATAAGAGACTATGCCTTTACCATTTCAGATAAGGCTATGGCTATTGGTGGTGGAGTATTAGAAGGAATACAGTATTTGAAAATGGAAAGGGGAATTTAATATGGCAGATTTGTTTGTAATGAAAAAGGCTTTAGAGGATATAGAAAATGGAAAAGACTTAGCTATAGCAACTATTACTAAAGCCGAAGGCTCTGCTCCAAGGAGAGAGGGAACAAATATGGCAGTATTAGAGGATGGAACTATTCATGGTACTATTGGTGGTGGAAAACTGGAAAAAAAGATTATAGAATTATGCATTGAAGCCATAAAAGAAGGAAAGAGTTATGGTATAAATCTTCCATTAAATTCAGAAGGGTTAGGAATGATTTGTGGTGGAGAAGTAGATGTATTTATAGACGTATATAAACAAAAACCAAAGCTATTAATTGCTGGTGGAGGTCATGTAGGATATGCTATATATGAGCTTGCTAATTTTTTAGGTTTTAATACAGTAATTTTTGAAGATAGGGAAGAATTTCTAAATGAAGAAAGATTTCCTTTAGCCCACGGATTAATTTTAGGAGATATAAAAGAAAAGTTAGAGAGTTATCCTATAGACGATAATACCTATGTTGTTATAGTTACTAGAGGTCATGCATATGATGAAGAGGCCATAGAAGCAGTAGCCAATAGTAATGCAAAATATATTGGAGCTATGGGCTCTAAGAAAAAGGTAATAACCATGATGAAGAGTTTAAAAGAGAAGGGATTATCTGAAGAAAACTTAGACAAAATATATGCTCCAATAGGTCTTAAAATATCTGGTGGAAGTCCAGAAGATATAGCCATGAGCATAATGGCTGAAATCCAACTAATAAGAAATAATGGGGAACCTGCGCATATGAAATATAGCTAATAATAATTCCGATTTCTGGTGTGGGCTACCAAAAATCGGAATTATTTGTGGAGGGGTAGAATGGAAAGATATAAGAGAAATTATTCATCTGTATCAAAAGAAGAACAAGAAACTCTAGGAAATGTTACAGTAGCCATAGTAGGTTTAGGCGGTCTTGGAGGTTATGTTTTAGAAAACTTAGTTAGACTAGGAGTAAGAAATTTTCACCTAATAGATAAGGATGTATTTGATATAACCAATTTGAATAGACAAGTATTGGCAACTGAAAAGAATTTAGGTAAAATTAAAGTAGAAGAAGGACTAAATAGAGCATTGGCAATTGATCATAATGTGAAAGCTAAGATATTCCATTCTAAGATAGATGACAATAGTATTGAAATGTTAGAAGGGGTAGATATAGTTGTTGATTGTTTGGATTCTATTGAAGGAAGGTGTCAACTTGAAACCTTATGTGATAAAATGGACTTATATTTAATACATGGAGCCATAAGGGGATACTATGGACAAGTGGCTGTTTCAAAACCAGATAATAGGATTTTCACTAAAATATATGGAAGATCCAAGATAGATGATGAATCCTTAGGAAACCTTCCCATGACTTGCATGATGACTGCTTCATTACAAGTAAATTTATTGTTAAAGGTTTTATTTAATAAGGCAATAGAAGATGAATTAATATTATTAGATTGTAAGGACATGGAAATAGAGAAATTAAAAATAAACGGAGACCTTATGTAGGTGATAGAGTTGAATTCTAATGAATATATAAAAAAATTAATAGAAAACATACCTTTAGGAATAGCAATAACAGATAAAAATGGTTTTATTAAGAATGTAAATAATGCACTATTAGATATGTTTGGATATGAAATAGATGAATTATTAAATCAGGCTATATCCAATATCTTTGAAGGATATAAGAAGGTGCAAGATGTATTATTATCAGGAAATAATATTATAGATGAAGAAGTATATGTAAATGCGAGAAGGAATAAGTTGAGATTTAATTTATCTGTTTATCCTATTTTGAATTCCAACAAGAAAATTATTGATATTGTCTATATATTTAATGATATAAAAAAGGAAAGAAAGTTAGCAAGCCATATAATGGATAATCATGCCATATATACATTTGATAAAATTGTTTCTAAAGATAAAAACTTTAGTAAACTTATAGAATTTGCAAAAAAAGTGGCTGACTCCAAATCCACCATACTTATTATGGGGGAATCAGGTACTGGAAAAGAGATATTAGCTCAATCAATTCATAATTACAGTAATAGAAAAGATGAGGCCTTTATAGCCATAAATAGTGGTGCCATACCTAAGAGCCTTATAGAGTCGGAACTATTTGGTTATGAAGAGGGAGCATTTACAGGAGCAAAAAAGACAGGTCAGCCAGGTAAGTTTGAAATAGCTCATAAGGGAACTATATTCTTAGATGAAATAGGAGAAATGCCCTTAGAATTACAAACTAGGTTACTTAGGGTAGTTGAGGAAGGAATAGTCTCTAGAATAGGTTCTACAGACCAAATAGCAGTAGATGTCAGGATTATAGCTGCAAGTAATAAGAATTTAAAAGAAGAAGTAAAAAAAGGAAATTTTAGAGAAGATTTGTTTTATAGACTAAATGTTCTTCCTATGACCATATTACCCCTAAGGGAAAGAATAGAGGATATTCCATTATTGGTAGAATATTTTATGAAGAAAATATCAAAAAGATTAAATAAAAAAGAAGTTGAAATTACTAAAGAACAAATGGATAGATTAATGGAATATTCTTGGCCTGGTAATGTAAGGGAATTGGAAAATCTAGTGGAATTTATAATAAATTTAGAATATGTACCAATTAATTTATTAATTGAGAAGGAAACTTATAAGCCTATAGAACTAGTATTAGTATATAATGATTTATCCTTAGAAACTATGGAGAAAAACCATATTATAAAGGTGCTTAAAATAAATAATGGAAATATAACTACTACTGCCGAGGCCCTTGGCATAAGTAGAAATACCTTGTATAGAAAGATTGAAAAATACGAAGTGGATTGTTAGTTTATGGGACATAGTTCCAATATGGAACGGAAGAATTGCGCTATAATGGAACTAAATTAAAGTAAAGTCCTTGGAATTCAGTAATTCCAAGGACTTTACTTTTGGCATATATATTGCAATATATTTAGAATAATTAAATACTAAACAAAGTTATTTTAATATTCAAATAAAGGAGGCAGTTATATGTATGGTTATATGGGTAAAATTTTAAGGGTTAATCTCACAGATAGAACATGGAGCGTAGAGGATCTAGATATTAATGTGGCACAAAAGTATCTTGGTTCTAGGGGACTTGGAGTTAAGATTATGATGGATGAAGTGCCAGCTAATGTAGATCCTTTCAGTCCAGAAAATAAATTAATAATAGCTTCTGGTGGATTAACAGGTGCGCCAGTGCCGACATCAGGTAGATATATGGCAATTACAAAATCACCTTTAACAGGTACAATTGCCATAGCGAACTCAGGTGGACATTGGGGCCCTCAATTTAAGGCTACAGGTCATGATTTAGTTATATTTGAAGGTAAATCAGATAGGCCAGTATATTTATATATTAACGATAATACAGTAGAAATAAGAGACGCAGAACATCTTTGGGGGAAAACTTTATCTGAAACTACTGAAATACTACAAGAAGAATTTGAAGGGTGTAAGACTTTAGCCATAGGGCCTGCAGGAGAAAGATTATCTTTACTATCTGCCATAATGAATGATGTAGATAGAGCAGCAGGTCGTGGTGGAGTTGGTGCTGTAATGGGCTCAAAGAATCTAAAGGCCATAGCTGTAAAGGGAACAAATAAAGTAAAGTTATTTAATGAAGAGAAAACAAAAGAAGTATCACAAGGAAAGGTGAAAATACTTCGAGAAGACCCAGTTGCAGGTGAAGGACTTCCAACCTATGGTAGTGCTGTATTAGTTAATATAATAAATGAATCTGGTATACTACCAGTTAAGAATTTCCAGGAGTCCTATACTGATAAGGCAGATATAATATCTGGAGAATCACTGACTGAAAATCATTTAGTTAAGAAGGCGGCTTGTTATAGATGCCCTATAGCTTGTGGTAGAGTTGTAAAATTAGCTGATGGCACAGTAGTTGGAGGACCTGAATATGAAACTTTATGGGCATTTGGTTCAGATTGTGATATATATGACTTAGATGCAATAAATGAAGCAAATATGCTTTGTAACGAATATGGTATAGATACTATTTCCACAGGCGCAACTATTGCAGCAGCTATGGAACTTTATGAAAAAGGATATATTAAGGATGAAGATATTGAAGCCGATGGACTTAGCCTAAAATGGGGAGATAGAGATGCTATAATTGGTTGGACTAAGAAAATGGCATTAAAGGAAGGCTTTGGAGCTAAACTTTCCGATGGTTCCTATAGATTGGCAGAATCCTTAGGAGCACCAGAATTATCTATGACGGTAAAGAAACAGGAACTACCAGCTTATGACCCTAGAGGAGTGCAAGGCCATGGTTTAACCTATGCTGTAAATAATAGAGGTGGATGTCATATTAAGGGATATATGATAAGTCCTGAAATATTAGGATATCCTGAAAAATTAGATAGATTCTCATTAGAAGGTAAGGCGGCTTATACTAAAATATTCTTAGATTTAACAGCAGTAATAGATGCCATTGGTCTTTGTGTATTTAGTACATTTGGACTTGGATTACCAGATTATGTAGATATGTATAATGCAGTAGCAGGAGATATATATACTAATGAAACATTATTACAAGCAGGAGAAAGAATCTGGAATTTAGAGAAACTTTTCAACCTAAGAGAGGGAATAGATAGTTCCCATGATAAACTTCCTAAGAGACTATTAGAAGATCCGATACAAAATGGACCGTCTAAAGGGCACACTCATAAACTTAGTGAACTTCTACCAGAATATTATGCTGCTAGAGGCTGGGATGAAGGTGGAATACCTACAGAAGAAACCTTAGAAAGATTAGGTCTAGAAGAATATAAAGAATATATAATGAAAGAAATGGCATAAGATTAGGCTCCTTCGGGAGCCTGAATATTTATTATGGAGGTGAAATGGTGATTAATATTGAAGTAAGGCTCTTTGCAACCTTTAGGGAAGGTCGGGAGAAAAAGTACTTTTTGAGACTTCTTGAGGGAACTAGTATATTAGATATACTTAAGATGCTAAATATAGATGAAAAGGAAGTAAGTATAATGTTATTAAATGGAATGGATGGTGAGTCAGATAGGGAACTTTCTGATGGAGATGTATTATCTTTATTTCCACCAGTAGGTGGTGGATAAAATAACTCCGATTTTTGGCGCTTGTACCAGAAATCGGAGTTATTTTATTTATCTATATTAGAATATTTCTTATAAAGAACTCTTATTTGATTATATCTACTTTACTCCTATATAATAATATGAGAAATTGTTAAAGGAGTGACATTCATGCTAAAATTACCAGAGAACTTTGAGAGCTACGAAGAAGCTAGAAGGGAAGGCTTCTTAAAGGTAAAGGCTTTAAAGGAAAAAGGAACTCCAGTAGTTGGAGTTTTTTGTACATATACACCTATTGAACTTATTCATGCTGCGGGGGCTGTGGCAGTTAGTCTATGTGGTACTTCTGATGTACCAATACATCATGCAGAAAAACATCTGCCTAAAAACCTATGCCCCCTTATAAAGTCTAGTTATGGATTTGCAGTATCAGATACCTGTCCATATTTTTATTTCTCTGATTTAGTAGTTGGCGAGACAACCTGTGATGGTAAAAAGAAAATGTATGAATTATTAAATGAATTAAGACCTACTCATGTCATGCACTTACCTCAAGGACAAGATAAAGAACATGGATTTAAATATTGGAGAGAAGAATTAGTTAGACTAAAGGAAGTCCTAGAAGAAAAATTCAATTTAGAGATTACAGAGGAAATGTTAAGAGATGAAATAAGGGAAAGAAATAGAGAAAGAAAAGTACTACTAGACTTCTATGAACTAGGTAAATTAAATCCTTCGCCAATATCAGGTCACGAAGTAAATGAAACCATGGAAGCTTTAGGTTTTCAATTCGATAGAAAAGCTCAATGTGACTTTATAGAAGAAAGAACTAAAGAGTTAAGAAAGAAATATGAAAACGAATTAAAAGGAACAAAGTCAAATAGACCGAGGATACTTATTACTGGCTGCCCTGTAGGAGGAGTAAGGGAAAAGGTTCTAAAAACCATAGAGGATTCAGGAGCGGATATAGTTGCTTTTGAAAACTGTAGTGGAGTAAGAGAAAAAGCTAACTTAGTTGATGAAACCATAGACCCAATAGATGCCTTAACAGAAAAATATTTAAATGTAAGTTGTTCTGTTATGACGCCAAACCCAAGGAGATTTGAAGCCTTAGATGAAATGATAGATGAATATGAAATTGATGGAGTAATAGAAGTAGTCCTTCAAGCCTGTCATACATTTAATGTAGAGTCATATAATATAAAAAGGTTTGTAACAGAGAAGAAGGATAAACCATATCTATATATTGAAACAGATTATTCAAAGTTAGATGTGGGGCAGATAAACACCAGAATAAATGCATTTTTGGAGATGATATAATAAATCCGATTTTTGAAGCCTGGCTCCAAAAATCAAAAAGTACAGCTAAAGAGTTATTGACAATGATATTGTAAAAAAGCATCTCGCAGTTGACAGTTTAAATTTATTATGATATAAAAACTA
Encoded proteins:
- a CDS encoding ThiF family adenylyltransferase; this encodes MERYKRNYSSVSKEEQETLGNVTVAIVGLGGLGGYVLENLVRLGVRNFHLIDKDVFDITNLNRQVLATEKNLGKIKVEEGLNRALAIDHNVKAKIFHSKIDDNSIEMLEGVDIVVDCLDSIEGRCQLETLCDKMDLYLIHGAIRGYYGQVAVSKPDNRIFTKIYGRSKIDDESLGNLPMTCMMTASLQVNLLLKVLFNKAIEDELILLDCKDMEIEKLKINGDLM
- a CDS encoding D-aminoacylase, giving the protein MKILIKNGLIVDGSLNKPFIGDILIEDNRIKKIGIIAEDADEIVDARERVISPGFIDTHSHSDTTILVNPYNEIKIRQGITTEILGQDGRSMAPLPKKYINQWRKINAAFNGDSDEIDWSYETTENYLNMMKEKGVGLNQGYLVPHGNIRLEAIGLEDKKASSSDLEKMKEITRREMKGGALGLSTGLIYAPCVYADTEELIEICKVVAEFNGIFAIHQRSEADTIIESMKEVIKIGRESGVKIHFSHFKVCGKNNWKYLDEAFKLLEEAKKEGIRVSFDQYPYVAGSTSLGVILPPWVHEGGTEKLLERLESKENRERIIKDIENGIPGWDNFVDFAGLDQIFITSVNKAKNKSLVGKNLIELGEVKGKDPYNATFDLIYDEGNSINMVDFYGLEEHIIKILRRPEHNLCTDGMPSDNPHPRLYGSFPRVLGKYVREEKALTLEEAIYKMTKKPAETLKIKDRGEIKEGYFADIVIFNLEKIADKGTYVEPKQYPVGIDYVIINGNIVINNGEYNEILAGSILRS
- the yqeB gene encoding selenium-dependent molybdenum cofactor biosynthesis protein YqeB, with the protein product MDTIVIRGGGDLATGIGYRLFKSGYKVIILDIDKPLAIRRTVAFSEAVYNGEITVEGVKAILGRDIEDIYEILNRNCIPVYIDEKGDIIKEIRPLAVVDAIIAKKNLGTNRAMAPITIGVGPGFEAGVDVDLVVESKRGHYLGKVIYKGKAIENTGIPGETMGYREERIVRALDSGMVETFFNIGDTVEVGDIICKVGNVDVKAQIPGILRGMIKEGLKVPKGLKIGDIDPRGIRDYAFTISDKAMAIGGGVLEGIQYLKMERGI
- a CDS encoding 4Fe-4S binding protein; the protein is MYNLLGVELKSPIIIGSGPLSYNAESMKRLSDAGAGAVVTKTIRKERAINPAPHMVKSTNSSLINNEKWTDFEPERWIDEEIPKLKEMGVVTIASVGHTLEESSELVEKVAKAGADIIELVSYDYTDLIPIVKDTKKRVSIPVIAKLPPMIENIGDFCKELEEAGVDAITACDSVGPAFRIDIETGKPLLGGNGFGWLTGEVIKPITLHKIYEIRRKVNVPIIGLGGCMTGSDAVEMVMAGANFIGVCTLPILRGEASLGKLFNDFKAHLHRLGYNSIDEACGIVHQYMGDINERTKFEFIYDEEKCTRCNLCVKVCAYKARTLNETMELDKEECRYCGLCASVCPTKALEVHELQKAYN
- a CDS encoding molybdopterin-binding protein, producing MKKVPVKEAIGMVLCHDITEIIPGEFKGVAFKKGHIIKEEDVERLLNLGKNNIYIWEVKEGVIHENQAAGRIAKAAIGSHIEITEPKEGKVSLKAKIKGLLKVNIKALEMINDIDEAMFATLHTDIIVNKGMELGGTRIIPLVIEETKIIEIENICKEEGPIIEVLPLNPMKVGIITTGSEVFTGRIEDKFGPVLTKKVEDLNGKVIKQEFAPDDASIISNKIKQLIDLGVDIILTTGGMSVDPDDVTPTGIKNAGANIETYGAPTLPGAMFLLSYIGDVPVLGLPGCVMYCKTTIFDLVLPRLMAGERISKKDIRRLGHGGLCLNCEICIFPNCSFGKW
- a CDS encoding XdhC/CoxI family protein, producing the protein MADLFVMKKALEDIENGKDLAIATITKAEGSAPRREGTNMAVLEDGTIHGTIGGGKLEKKIIELCIEAIKEGKSYGINLPLNSEGLGMICGGEVDVFIDVYKQKPKLLIAGGGHVGYAIYELANFLGFNTVIFEDREEFLNEERFPLAHGLILGDIKEKLESYPIDDNTYVVIVTRGHAYDEEAIEAVANSNAKYIGAMGSKKKVITMMKSLKEKGLSEENLDKIYAPIGLKISGGSPEDIAMSIMAEIQLIRNNGEPAHMKYS
- the hydA gene encoding dihydropyrimidinase — protein: MGIIITNGRIVSSEGILEKDVRIVGEKIVEIGLNISKAGDKIIDAKGSYIMPGAIDVHTHFDADACGIVADSFYTGTKAAISGGTTTIIDFAEQVKGGTLREALNQWNEKTEDNTYTDYGYHMTISDWNKETQKEMEDMVKEGITSFKMFFAYKDLQVGDGAIYEALKKSKELGVLISFHCENGYIIDKLREEAILNGNIEPIFHMETRPPALERESISRLISIGEVVNTPVYIVHLSSKEGYEEIQRAKERGQKVLIETCPQYLLLNKDYYLPRGQDSFEGAKYVMSPPLRDIESNKVLWKGLNLGEIDVVATDHCAFNYKVQKELGIDDFTKIPNGAPGVENRFKLIYTYGVREKKITMEKLVEVLSENPAKIFGLYPKKGVIKEGSHADIVIFNPEYKSIIKAEEQIQNVDYNLYEGFIQYGRFEYIFLRGQIIVEKEKIINSTPTGKYQRRGKPKFHNN